The Vulpes vulpes isolate BD-2025 chromosome 1, VulVul3, whole genome shotgun sequence genome contains the following window.
tatatatatatatcacattttgttcatcctttCATTCATCAAGGGACATTGAGTTGTTTAgaattttggctactgtgaataatgctgctttgaacatgATTGTATGAAAtagttttctcaacatcattgTTAATCagtatatatataatcattgaAATTATTTGGAGACACTGGTACTAATAGCTGACACTTAAATTATGAATCATCTTTACCTAACCCATATAGAGGAGTTTTGCACTGAATATTCCTCTTAAGATCTCAAAAGCCTTCCCTGTGCATATAATTCTTCTTGAAAATATgctagaaaaatgttaaaagagtAGCTCCCTACACAATAACTTCAGGAGATTGATACAGCCCAGAATTGGGCATGTGCCAAATCCATATAACATGTGAAGGCCTTATAGAATATGCTCTTCATCCTTCTGAACTTAGCTTAGCAGTCAAATTGGACATATTATAAATTAGTACCTCATTTCTCCACAATTGTTTTCTCAACAGGGAAGTAAGGAATGGCTGAAGAAAATCATACCCTGAAAAGTGAGTTTATCCTCACAGGATTTACAGATCACCCAGAGTTGAAGACCGTTCTGTTTGTGGTGTTCTTTGCCATCTATCTGATCACCATGGTGGGGAATCTGGGCCTGGTGGTACTGATATCAAAAGAGCATCATCTTCACATGCCAATGTACATCTTTCTGGGCAACCTGGCTCTTGTGGATTCTTGCTGTGCCTCAGCCATTACTCCCAAGATGTTAGAGAACTTCTTTTCTGAGAACAGGATGGTTTCCCTCTATGAGTGCATgggacaattttattttctttgcactGTTGAAACTGCAGACTGCTTTCTCCTGGCAGcaatggcctatgaccgctatgtggccatctgcagcCCACTGCAGTACCACACCGTGATGTCGAAGAAGCTCTGCCTTCAGATGACCACAGGGGCCTACATAGCAGGAAACCTGCATTCCATGATTCACGTAGGGCTTCTCCTTAGGCTAACTTTCTGTGGGTCTCATCAAATTAATCACTTTTACTGTGATATTCTTCCTTTATACAGACTCTCCTGTATTGATCCTTATGTCAATGAACTagtactatttattttttcaggctCCATCCAAGTCTTCACCATAGGCAGCGTATTAATATCTTACTTCTACATTCTCTttactattttcaaaatgaaatccaAAGAAGGAAGGGTCAAAGCATTTTCCACCTGTGCATCTCACTTTTTGTCTGTTTCGTTGTTCTATGGATCTCTTTTTTTCATGTACATTAGACCAAATTTGCTTGAACAAGGGGATAAAGATATCCCAGCTGccattttatttacaatagtagTTCCCTTActaaatccttttatttatagcctgagaaataaagaagtaataaCTGTCCTgagaaaatttttgaagaaaaaaaaatctcatgaaaGTTGGAAACAAATGATATCAACTGTAGCTTAGTGATTTAAAAGTGGAAAATTCTTCCAAGTgaaaatatacaggaaaaaaatgcacaagttatatataaaatatatcataataaaatcAATTGAGGAAGCAATACGTATGGGAGAAAATATACAGGAAGGAGAAAACTGTGCTAAATCTtaattcaaaataacaaaaatcaaaaccaaacttGTAATTCCTTCAAGAAACAGCTTAGAATGTTGCCAAGCTCATGAACTGT
Protein-coding sequences here:
- the LOC112913751 gene encoding olfactory receptor 5K1, encoding MAEENHTLKSEFILTGFTDHPELKTVLFVVFFAIYLITMVGNLGLVVLISKEHHLHMPMYIFLGNLALVDSCCASAITPKMLENFFSENRMVSLYECMGQFYFLCTVETADCFLLAAMAYDRYVAICSPLQYHTVMSKKLCLQMTTGAYIAGNLHSMIHVGLLLRLTFCGSHQINHFYCDILPLYRLSCIDPYVNELVLFIFSGSIQVFTIGSVLISYFYILFTIFKMKSKEGRVKAFSTCASHFLSVSLFYGSLFFMYIRPNLLEQGDKDIPAAILFTIVVPLLNPFIYSLRNKEVITVLRKFLKKKKSHESWKQMISTVA